Proteins from a genomic interval of Heterodontus francisci isolate sHetFra1 chromosome 31, sHetFra1.hap1, whole genome shotgun sequence:
- the snrnp40 gene encoding U5 small nuclear ribonucleoprotein 40 kDa protein: MIDQKRKAQELALVQAKRPRNEAAQGAPQQAVLPTGPPRTSSLQAPIMLLTGHEGEVYCCKFHPNGSTLASAGFDRLILLWNVYGDCDNYATLKGHSGAVMELHYNTDGSMLFSASTDKTVAVWDSDTGERIKRLKGHTSFVNSCYPARRGPQLVCTGSDDGTVKLWDIRKKAAIHTFQNTYQVLAATFNDTSDQIISGGIDNDIKVWDLRQNKLIYTMRGHTDSVTGLALSGDGSYLLSNSMDNTVRVWDVRPFAPKERCVKIFQGNVHNFEKNLLRCSWSTDGSKIAAGSADRFVYVWDTTSRRILYKLPGHAGSVNEVAFHPEEPIILSASSDKRLYIGEIQ, encoded by the exons GGTCCCCCAAGAACATCAAGTCTTCAAGCTCCTATAATGCTTCTAACAGGTCACGAGGGAGAGGTTTACTGCTGTAAGTTCCACCCGAATGGATCAACACTGGCATCTGCAGGATTTGACCGACTCATAT TGTTATGGAATGTGTATGGAGACTGTGATAATTATGCTACACTGAAAGGCCACAGTGGAGCAGTCATGGAATTGCATTATAACACAGATGGCAG CATGCTTTTTTCAGCATCAACAGATAAAACTGTAGCGGTATGGGACAGTGATACAGGCGAAAGAATCAAGAGATTGAAAGGCCACACTTCCTTTGTGAATTCGTGTTACCCAGCGAGACGGGGACCACAGTTAGTCTGCACAGGAAGCGACGATGGAACAGTAAAG CTATGGGACATCCGGAAGAAGGCTGCTATCCACACATTTCAGAACACATATCAAGTACTAGCAGCAACATTTAATGACACAAGTGACCAGATTATTTCTGGTGGTATTGATAATGACATTAAG GTTTGGGACCTCCGACAAAACAAGTTAATTTATACCATGCGTGGTCATACAGACTCTGTGACTGGCTTGGCTCTGAGTGGAGATGGCTCTTACCTTCTTTCTAATTCTATGGACAATACAG TGCGAGTCTGGGATGTCCGTCCATTTGCTCCAAAAGAGAGATGTGTGAAAATATTCCAGGGTAACGTGCATAACTTTGAAAAG AACCTCTTGAGATGTTCATGGTCGACTGATGGAAGCAAAATAGCAGCTGGATCTGCTGACAG ATTTGTTTATGTCTGGGATACAACATCACGAAGAATCCTGTATAAATTACCAGGACATGCAGGCTCAGTGAATGAGGTGGCATTTCATCCAGAAGAACCAATTA TTCTTTCAGCATCCAGTGACAAAAGACTCTACATCGGAGAGATACAGTAA